DNA sequence from the Antennarius striatus isolate MH-2024 chromosome 3, ASM4005453v1, whole genome shotgun sequence genome:
tggtatttaaaCCCACTTTGTTCCACATCTCAGAGGGTCCTTTTTGTAGCCATGTGAGGGCAAATCTGATCcgatgaataaagaaaaagataagACAGTGATGTTTGAAACTCCACCTCTCATGTTTTCATCAGTTACCTGCCAAATCCAGTTAATCCAGGTGGTGCAGAGACTAGATTTAGAGGCAATCCCCGAACCCAAAGGGCGACagagaacaaaacacacaggaggATGTTGTTTTTAAGCCGTCTGTGTTTGTGAATCAATGTTCCGTGTCTCTTTGAGGCAGAGGAAGTGCAGGTATTACAATGGCAAATGCAGAAAATAATAGTCCTCCTAACCTTCAGCTTCATCCGTCAACGAGCTCCTTTATCTGATGAGCGCGTTCTTATACGGCTTGAGAGACGCTGAGAGACACTGTCAGATTTTCCGCGTCGTCAAAACAGATGCTATCGACCCTCTTTATGTCTAATTACCTGTTTACTCCAAGGGTCCAGAGTGAATGGCGGATAAGAAGTCACTTCAATTTAAGGAAATTATTATGATTCAGGATTCAGGTTTGATTACATTTCTCTGGATTCTGAACATGCCAGTTTGACAAAAATTCAAGGTTTGGGATTTAATATTCAAGGTCATGTGATCTttctatttgtctgtttttctcccCTTCTGATCATTCTTTTTAGTCACACCTGGTTAATTTACCTTCCTGTTTCTATTGAGTCTTTACTTATGAGTCTTTACCTTATGTCATCAACTTTGTTTGCAGGTCACATTCCTTCATCCTGACATTCATCATTTGATTTTTACGCTCATTTTTGTCTCCCACATCCAACCAAACGCCTCTTCCTAATTCCCTCATCTGCTCTGTGGTGGTCAGGCCTTCTCCACCAGCTCTCTCATCTCATTTTTCTCTCCCACGTCAGACCTGAAATACACAACCGGCTTCATTTCCATCGAGTCCATCAATTTTCTTTGTTGGGTTTtgcttgtgtgcttgtgttccAGTATCACCTGGTAACAATCTGCCGACCTGCAGCAGCACCGTGCAGCCTGCAGCTGTGACCAGCTCCTGCTGTAGCACACGTCTTCTGACAGATGTCCACACCTTTCCTTGGGTGTTTTcgtcttttgtttttgcatttgttgCCTTGTCTCCTTGGATTCAGCCTATTTTAAATTGCTTGTTCCTTGTTGGAATTAATTCTCTGCCTGGTTTCACCTGGTTTTTGACCTTCATCTACATCATCATTCCATAAATCCCAACTTCCTTTTTTGAACCACACCACCAGTACAGCTGCAGTGTTCTCTTGGTGACcacgctgctgctgcctcctggACCCAATGAGCACCAGGAGCGCTCCTGGAGCTGCTGCCCGGACCTCAACCCTGAATCCTCCCTGGCTCCACCGGCCTACTTCTCTGTTGCCAACTTCCTGTCCCTCCTGCCGTCCTCCCATCCTGCCGCCCTGTCATCTTCAAAAGCATCAGTTTTGTCAACTTTAACCTGACTTCATGTTTTTATACTCCGTTTACACAGTCTATGACAGCAACAAGGGATTGTGGAGACAAGATTGGATCACTTCCATTAAATCTTCAAATTATCTTTTCACACAACTGGAAAATGGCAGAAGAGAATAGCTTTTTAATGTTAAGAGATGATAAAAATCAATGCACACCTTTATTGATTGTCCAGTGGTGCACACTGATTGTCAGTTCAAACATGATTTTCACAATGAGTTCCCACTGAAGgcacatttaaaaatttaacttttaaattTGTTCCATAAATttgacagttttaaaaaaatattatttatttataggatACGGATTTTACAGTATGCATAACTGCAAACCTTTCAACAGTCCTTTATTAAAGATTAAAGCATTTTCAGTGGTAATCTGTAAGCACACGTTCTGCATAACGACACAGCATTATAATAAACCTATGGCTTTAGCTTGTGATGACCTCACATACCAATGAGTGCAAAAGGGAATGACTTTACTATCACACATCAGGAGGTAAagaacatctttagactgaaaGATAATAAACCGCATTCCATATCTATGTGTGTGACTCGCTGGACGGACACAGTGTGTGTGCCGCACACCTGCAGGTGATTTTAGACATCCTTTAGCTAGGGGTTAAATGCAACTGCCATGCCACCAGATTAGAGATATAACTCTATAGTTATGGGAGAGATGATATGGGAGCAGAAAAACTGGTGACACTTTAAAAACGTAGTTGTGCAAgtagtatacagtataaatattcTTTTCGGTTGTTTGAACTTTTTGTTGCATATTTTTATGAATGTAAATTATATTATCTGAAAATAGAGCGCTGCTTTTATCTTGCCCTCAGaattttctgcaaaaaaaaataaaaaatccctCCGGTTTATTTGAATTACTTGTGATTTCACATTATTTGCAATTTGTTCATGTCATCTTAATAGATTAAAAGGTGATTAAAAGATTAATAGTACTAGAGGAaaaaatggtaataataatCAGCCAAATGTAGCTCTACAGGTGTTTCAAAAAACTTCTAGTACCTAAAATAAATTTGTAGTTTatgtgcattatttaaaaactCATCGTGATCCAATGCCGCTGAACTTTTCACGGCGATCTTATTTAATTCCAGATTCTCGTCATTGTCACCTGTTCTTAACCTCTGTGCAGTATAGCTAGTTCTCTATGGTAATTATGTTAACAAGCGAGTTTACTTACTTTAAAAACCTATtataatcctgaaccaggttcAGGTCGGACTTGAGACAAAGTAGCCTACCTTTAATTTAAGAGATTGCCACCCTCCATGTCTTGGAGGGTTCATTGTGCCAGATTGCCCCACCAGAACTCTGTtttccaaacacacacccttGCTTTGTGGTTCCAAACAGTTCTCTGGGAAACACAGCTTTCAGTTATCAAGCTGATTCCAGTTGTGGAATCAGGTTCCCGAGGCAAATGGCCGGCCATTTGGGTTCAATCTTGCAATCTGCTCAAGATTTCTACCTGTTAAAAGGAATTTGTTCCTGCTCATAGTTAGGATTTACAACAGCAGGTTTTTCCCGGCTCTATCTGGAAAGCACCTTGAGATAACTTGTTGTGATCTGGCGCTTTAAAGTGAAACTGACTTGAATGAACCTGTTTTTGAGGCATTGTTGTACACATAAACCAGTTgtgtaaatttttttaaaatcatatatGTGTCTTTTGTTGCTTACTTTTTTACTGCTTTGGTCATCCTTGAGTCATTCTAAACTATATTTCCTCTAAAACGCCTCAGATAAGATCCAAAAGCTTTTCTCGTGATGTCACCTCTTTAGAGTTTAAGAGCAGCTTTATCTCTCTGTTTTCATCGGGCCAAGAGCTCTTTAAAGGAATCAGATCTCATTCTTTGGCCCTCATGATCAACATCAACTTCATCTCTGCCTCAtcttatcctttttttttttttttttacataatcaGAGTTTAACTCCATACTTTAAATGTCTCCAGGCGAAAAAAAACCTGTATTAGTGACGCTCACATCTGCCTGCTTCACATTTCATTCTCAATAAAATAACAGCTATGGTTATTTTACAAGAGAGGTTTTCtcttgtatgtttttttttctgctatgtaattttattttgtcatggaCTGTTGaacatttgtgattttaaaaaaaaagcttgtatTAAATGCACTAAAAGACTGTGTGAAACTTTAGTTAATGTTTTCTGAAGAAAAGTTCATTTAATTTGATAGTTAATTAATCATTTGTCAATCAATGTTTGACCTCAATAATCAAGAAAggttttgtgatttttgtgcatttgtctctgaaaacatgacaaaaactaCAGGATGCATTCATGTACAAAGTTAGTTTAGGAAAAAAAGTCAAGTCTGAATAGAAAGTATCCACTTTGACTGTGAACACACAGCCTGAATATCAAAGATATCAAACATAAGGTTGTGATTATGCATTACAGATTCATACATAACTTCAATTTCACCACAATGTTGGCCCCCAGGTGCCGACGTAGTCCCACAGGTAGGGCCTGTACTGGTAGGCTTTGTAGAAGGAGGCTATGAGCGACGACTGGACTAAATCGTCTCTCAGGCGCAGTCTGTCCTGTTTGTACATGTCCTTGCAGAACTCTAATGTCTGCTGCTTTCGTTTTGTCTTGTACCTtcggttctggaaccagattTTCACTTGGGTCTCGGTCAGTCTTAAGGTGCCGGCCAGGTGGGCCCTTTCTGGGGCGGACAGGTATTTCTGATGGTTGAATTTCTTCTCCAGTTCGAGCACCTGAAGGTGCGTAAAAGCAGCCCTGGAGCGCTTCTGTTTGCCTTTAGAGGAAAAACTGCTGGACTCTGATGGTCCGGGACAGGATGTGTCCAGAGACCCTGTGGAGAACAAAGATGTGATTGGATCTctactgcaaaataaaaatcacctctacaaataaaaaaatactccCAAAAAGACTTTTACCCCTTAAAATTATATAACTGGATGAACTTCTTATGATACACAATTGATCTTATTAACATTTACTCCATTATTATTCTCCTAATCAAAGCAGAATACAGAGAATTTAATAATTTGTTAATGCTTCTCATCCACGCAGGAGCTCACCTGTCTCCACTTCAAACGTCTCCTCAGGGCAAAGCTGCTCTGACCTCTCAGCCTCTTCTTTCCACTGTGAGCATCTTTCTGTCTTCTGTGAACAGCATTTATTGTTAAATCTCACGCTGTCCTTGACGGAGAGGATGTCCTCGATGAGGAAGGAGGTCAGAGGTTTGACTGACTCGGACATTTCCATCCAGCAATCCACAGATCAGAGGGCCTCTCAGTGCCGGAGGGCTGCAGCGCGGGGCGCGGTTGGAGCAGTGTGTttcctcacacactcacaatgtGTGAATTTATACAGGAGCAGGGGCGGGGTTTACAAGTGGAAGGGGCGGGCCCAAATGTGTGACTTCTTTCCATGGCTTTCATTTATCTGCATCTTCAGATCATCTGTCTAGTGACTCCTCCTCATGCGTTTTTAGTCAGTTTTAATGAATAATCATGCACATAAAATCAGTTCTTTTGAGTAAATGCACACTTTATATACTCTTAACTTTACTTGTCTTTGTAGGCCTATGCATAATAAACTCTCATGTGTCCAATCCAAAACAGTCACATCACATCTGAACAATAAAACCTTCCCTTAGAAAGTTTACATATTCAGTTTTTGTTCAAGCTATTCTGAGAAATCTTGAAGTTGAAGCTCATGTAGTTTGTGCAGAGGCTAAACACACGACAAAACATTAAAGTACATCTATCTGTTAGATTATATTCCCATAATagaaacatgacataaaaatagcTTCATTTGAAACTTGACATACGATAAATATTGCTTGACACACTGCCTGATTTGCTCATTCAAGAACATGAATGAAATTTAACAATGAGCCACAAGTCAGACGAACAATAGATGTTCATAAAGAGGAACTATAACTATTTGGCAGATGATTAAATGGATTTATGTCTCGCCTCATGCTGATGCATCCCACCAGGGGACAACAAAAGGGGGGTCAGGGTGGGTGGTCCCACCTACCAGAGCACTAATGACTTTGACACATTGAGGCCGGCTCCTGGACGGACACGGTCGCTGCTCGGCggctgtttatttgttgttctcCGCGGCTCGGCCCGACTTTCTCCAGAGGAGGAGATGTTTACAAGCGGCGTCTGCGCTCCTCTGGGAGTCGGTGCTTCATTTGGAAATGCACGAACGCCGGTATGATAAACATGATCCTCTCTGTGGCCCCtgcttcccacacacacacacacacacacacactccactagGGAACCCAGGCaccagccacacacagacaaatcaaCAACACCACAACATCACATTGAGAGTAATGTTTTAATTCTAGAATAAGAATGAAGTTTTACTTCTAAAATAATCTGCACATAATATTGTTTAGATCTTCTCCTGGATTTGGATCATTATTGATATAAAAACATCTGCTTTGGATCTTCTGAGGCTCTTTTTAAGCATTAGCTACTGTCCTGTCAACAGAGTGTTAAGATCTTCGCCGTGATACGTTTCACCTTGAGCTTTTTGTCTGCAACCATCTGCCCACAAAAGGATGTTGAACTGTAAGCAGAGAAAATCCTGATGCCTCTGTTTAGAcagaattcagttttttttgtatgtCGTATTCTGGGATATGAACTAAAGTGAAAAAAGATGCATCGAAATACAAAACCCACATGGTTACTTGTCAAAACATATCCAGGAAGGGAAACACATGCATTCAGTTCAATGAAAGAGCACGGGCAACACCGTGACTGTTCAATCTATTGTTTCCGGAGCTTTCTCTCTGCAGATATTCAACTGCATACTTCTCCATCAGATGTGACACAGGACAACCCCTGACCTTTTAGCCTAGGAAGGCATTTGTCTTCCTGCagtacacactgtgtgtgttgaCGATGTTTTCTTTGAGCCGCCGAAAGTTGTTGTGCCATGGAGcgtctgctgctcctctgccgTTTCTTTGTCTGAAGCAGGAGTATAGATGTGTATCATCAGTGTTGTAATGCAGAACCTGCACCTGTGTAATTGCACAAGTTCCTGCTCTATTCAATGACATCAGAGATGTGTCATTGGAGCAGGTCACTTTGATGCTTCCAGTTAGACCATAATTAGAATGCAATTAATCTGCCGCCTTTCTAATCGtgtacttttttctttcttgaattTGAGcagaaatcatttttaattttatagttgCCAAAGAGAAAAACCTTTTaattttacttcttcttcttcttacacGATCTGTATTCTTCTCTAAATCCATTTGACCTGGCTTTCTCTTGTTTGAATTGTGTTGTATTTAAAAAGTTTGAAAGTTATTTCATGATGAACATTTGACCAAACTTCTTTTTCGGGCTCTATCACTGTCATCTGGACCCAATCCAGCAGCTACAGAAACACCCTCACTGTTAGGGTTACTATGAAAGGAGTCTGATTACGCAGCATCAGCAGTTATCTACACTATTCTGCTGCTTTTAGACAGATGCCGAATTTCCGAATTATCTCAGCGCCAATCACAAACAACAAATTATCAGACTGAAGACGAAGCCTCTGCAAAGCTGACGTAACGACTGAGTTCAGACCTTTTTGACTGAACCATAATGATCAGCCTCATCACAACAGTGAACTCATGCATCTGTATTCAGGTATTCTGCTTCATTGCAC
Encoded proteins:
- the nkx3-1 gene encoding homeobox protein Nkx-3.1, with protein sequence MEMSESVKPLTSFLIEDILSVKDSVRFNNKCCSQKTERCSQWKEEAERSEQLCPEETFEVETGSLDTSCPGPSESSSFSSKGKQKRSRAAFTHLQVLELEKKFNHQKYLSAPERAHLAGTLRLTETQVKIWFQNRRYKTKRKQQTLEFCKDMYKQDRLRLRDDLVQSSLIASFYKAYQYRPYLWDYVGTWGPTLW